Proteins encoded by one window of Sulfurospirillum barnesii SES-3:
- a CDS encoding 3-isopropylmalate dehydratase small subunit → MSTISGKVWCFGDNIDTDLIIAARYLNTSDPKELAKHVMEDADPEFVSKVKAGDIIVAGENFGCGSSREHAPIALKAAGVSAVVAKSFARIFYRNAFNTGLPIFELSNTEAIQEGESIVISMESGEITHGSKTYTFTPIPPFMQELLDAGGLMNYAQKEMKK, encoded by the coding sequence ATGAGTACGATTAGTGGAAAAGTGTGGTGTTTTGGCGACAACATCGACACAGACTTAATCATTGCGGCACGTTATTTAAACACGTCTGACCCCAAAGAGTTGGCAAAGCATGTTATGGAAGATGCAGACCCTGAATTTGTGAGCAAGGTTAAGGCGGGTGACATCATTGTCGCAGGGGAGAATTTTGGCTGTGGTAGTAGCCGTGAGCACGCTCCCATTGCGCTTAAAGCAGCAGGGGTTAGTGCAGTGGTGGCAAAAAGTTTTGCGCGTATTTTTTACCGCAATGCCTTTAACACAGGACTTCCCATTTTTGAGCTTTCCAACACTGAGGCGATTCAAGAGGGTGAGAGCATTGTGATTTCTATGGAGAGTGGCGAGATAACGCATGGCTCAAAAACCTACACATTTACCCCCATTCCTCCCTTTATGCAAGAGCTTTTAGATGCGGGCGGATTGATGAATTATGCACAAAAAGAGATGAAAAAATGA
- a CDS encoding CiaD-like domain-containing protein → MELKEMILSTLKELEEVTPKEESKPQTLQPPRQLESESCVSEMTLEINEEISSTTTLSALSIEENSAEERERQFYINLRERILVLFEGFQSPNNKNIEAKIDLTLNFLEYLLATIDEQLEKMETPQK, encoded by the coding sequence ATGGAATTAAAAGAGATGATTTTATCGACCCTCAAAGAGCTTGAAGAGGTCACACCCAAAGAAGAGTCCAAGCCACAAACCTTGCAGCCTCCACGACAGTTGGAGTCTGAATCGTGTGTTTCTGAGATGACTCTTGAAATCAATGAAGAGATTTCAAGTACGACAACACTTAGTGCATTAAGCATAGAAGAGAATAGTGCTGAAGAGAGAGAACGACAGTTTTATATTAATTTAAGAGAACGTATTTTAGTCCTTTTTGAGGGTTTTCAATCGCCCAATAATAAAAACATTGAAGCTAAAATAGATTTGACCTTGAACTTTTTAGAGTACCTTTTAGCCACGATTGATGAGCAGTTGGAGAAAATGGAAACACCTCAAAAATGA
- the leuB gene encoding 3-isopropylmalate dehydrogenase — protein sequence MKKIYNIAVIRGDGIGPEIVDEAIKVLDSVCAKENFELRYEDYLMGGVAYDFKGTPLPDETIEGCLKSDAVLFGAIGGQKWDTLPREFRPETGLLKLRKSLGLFANLRPTSVFDELLDASTLKPEVLKGVDLFVVRELTGGIYFGEPRANDGFTGYNTMIYTKPEIERIAHVAFESAMKRRKEVCSVDKANVLEVSQLWRDTVNEVAKEYPEVTLTHMYVDNAAMQLVRNPRQFDVILTGNIFGDILSDEASMISGSIGLLPSASIGGKVGLFEPIHGSAPDIAGQGIANPLATILSASMMLRFALGEIKAADRIESAIKKVLQDGYRTKDLANYGAKEVCSTTQMGSIIADYVSKL from the coding sequence ATGAAAAAAATCTATAACATAGCGGTGATTCGTGGTGATGGCATTGGCCCTGAAATTGTGGATGAAGCGATTAAAGTATTGGACAGTGTGTGCGCAAAAGAGAATTTTGAACTACGGTATGAAGACTATCTTATGGGTGGCGTGGCGTATGATTTTAAAGGCACACCGCTTCCTGATGAGACCATTGAGGGGTGTTTAAAAAGCGATGCGGTTTTATTTGGTGCGATTGGTGGGCAAAAATGGGATACCTTGCCTCGAGAATTTCGCCCAGAAACGGGTCTTTTAAAACTTAGAAAATCCTTAGGTCTTTTTGCAAATCTTCGCCCTACATCGGTGTTTGATGAGCTTTTAGATGCCAGTACGCTTAAGCCTGAAGTGTTAAAAGGGGTTGATTTGTTCGTGGTGCGAGAACTTACAGGGGGCATTTATTTTGGTGAGCCTCGTGCCAATGATGGTTTTACGGGCTATAACACGATGATTTATACCAAACCTGAGATTGAGCGCATCGCACATGTGGCGTTTGAATCGGCAATGAAGCGTCGCAAAGAAGTCTGCTCTGTCGATAAAGCCAATGTCTTAGAAGTAAGCCAACTTTGGAGAGACACCGTTAATGAAGTGGCTAAAGAGTACCCAGAAGTGACGTTAACACACATGTACGTAGACAATGCGGCAATGCAACTCGTACGCAATCCTCGCCAGTTTGACGTGATTTTAACGGGCAACATTTTTGGGGATATTTTAAGCGATGAAGCGAGTATGATCAGCGGTTCTATCGGATTGTTGCCTTCAGCGTCCATTGGTGGTAAAGTAGGTTTGTTTGAGCCAATTCACGGCTCAGCGCCTGATATTGCAGGTCAAGGCATTGCCAATCCTTTGGCTACTATTTTGAGTGCTTCGATGATGCTCCGTTTTGCCTTAGGTGAAATTAAAGCAGCCGATAGAATAGAAAGTGCCATTAAAAAAGTCCTTCAAGATGGGTATCGCACAAAAGATTTGGCAAATTATGGTGCTAAAGAGGTGTGTTCAACCACGCAAATGGGTTCCATTATTGCAGATTACGTATCAAAACTATGA